TAACTAAAGAGGTTATTCTACAGTCATTGAAATGATAATTTCAAAACTATACAGCAACATGGAAACTGTTTATGATTTAATGTTAAGCCAAAGATACATACAGAATTGTGTCAACACTATGATACAGCTTGTGTCCCTATCCTGGGAACCCCTGGGAGCCTCCATCCTTTAGATGCTTCATTTTTGACATCTTCCCACACTAGCTTTGTGTTTGGATGGGGAAACCTTTTATAACTAACCTTTTacaatttagtttattttttgccCAAGTGTGAATAGTTATTATACATGAACCTTACCAAGACCAATAGAgagaacacaaaaaaataaaaacaacttgatTTTTTGGAGTAATGGGAATTGTGATGAATTTTGATAGTGCATTTCAACTTCTGTTGATGGGCGCAATAAACATTAATGATAATTTAAATTAGAATTATGGAATGATCTTTCTGTCTCCACTTACAATAAAcattaacaaaaatttaaattagaattaTAGAATAATCCTTCTCTCCCTGTTTTACTTTGCTTAGGAAAAGTGAATTATTggatgtaaagtgtttagaataaGGCCTGACATAGAGTGAGTAATCAATAAATGAGATCTTGTAGCATCACCATTATTGCATGCGACGCACCATTCTTCCATGAATGAACTCCTATAATCCTCATACAATGCAGTGAGGGAGGGGCTGTGATTATGCTAATTCTAGAGATGGGAGACaggcatagagaagttaaatCCCTTGTCTAGGGTCCCGTCACTAGTAAGTGGCGAAGCTGGAATCACCCTGGAGGCCAGGCCTAGAGTCTTGCTCTCACCATTCCACCATAGTGCACACTCATTAAGCAAAGCTGGTACCTGTAGGGCTTACGGAAATGAAAAACGAGTGGCCGGCTGAGCTTTTAGGGGAAGATCGTCTTCAGGTCCCCCGACCTCCAGGGAAGGGGATGATGAGggctggaaaagagaaagaagggctGGCTCTGGCCCTTGTTTCTGGAGTGGAGAGAACGGAGAGATTGGGAGCTGGGGAACCCTGGGGGACTCATTTGTTCACTGCTGGAGGGGCTAGAGGGAGAATGTCCATGACAGACATGTTGCTAAAGTCAGATGCGGAGTCTGGCGGACAAGGAAAAGGGTCTGGACCATATGGGGCCACTGTTAACTTCCGTAGTCTTAGAACTGAAAGGTTGTCTGAGATATCGTCTGGAACAACATACCTTCCCGTTACTCCACACACGCAGTTTAAAGGAATAGGGAACGAGGGCCTGAGATGGCAAGTGCCTTGCCTCCTGATGCCCCAATGGGTCTCTCCTCATAAGTAATCCCCAAATCCATAGACAGAAATGTTCCCAGACAGATGAGAATCTCTCCCCAGCGTCTGTGCCCTGTCAGTGCTCCGCCTGAGGCAGTGTTGCCTTCTCTCAGATTCCCTCACCCTCAGAGGCCTGGGAGCCTCCCCAACTCTGATCTCAGTGAGATAGATGGGGGATGGGCCTGGTGTAACCCCAGCAAGGCCAGCATGAAATCAGAAGCTGAGCCCAGACCAGAGCTGTCCCAGGTGACAGGGGGACTCCAGAGATCAGGACCCAAGTTGGGGCCCTGATCAGGGCCTGGAGGGCAAAGCAAGGCTGAGGGTCAGAAGCGGACAGGCACCATGGGAACAAATCCTCACCCTCTGCCTTTCCTGGGGGTGATCCTAGCTGAGGGGGTACCCCGGGGGCTGGGGCTGAATCATGGGTCCTCACCTGAGACCAAGTGGGAAGCCGGCAGTGCAGAAGCAAGTTGAGTCAGAAACATGTGAGAAGCTGAGGTCTAAAAAGGGAAGTGCAAAGGGTCACCAAAGCGAAGCGGCCAGAAGCAGCTACGGCAGCTGGGATACGGAGCCAGGAATCTGAGAACCAGGGAGGTGAGAGCAAAAATAGTATGTCCGGGGTAAACAGGATTGGCCTGGAACAGGTGCTGCTGTGGCTCACTCTGGTGGGCCAGTGGGCATGGTGGGATGCAGGCCTGCTAAATTTAAAGGGCCAGAATGGACACCAGTGTCTGGGAGACCTGGAATCTGTCCCAGCCTAGGGGGCTGAGATGGTCTAGGCTGTTTGCCCTCGGCCTGGAGCTGGTGGGCCGGCATGAGTCTATGGGGCCGGGGAAGGCACTGTTGGAGATAAGGCCAAATCCTCACGGGTGATTTGAGTGCTGGGGCCTCGGCACTGTGGGGCCTGCATGCTCAGGCCTGTAGGAGAATGTAGGGCTGAGAGAGAGGCTGATGAGTCATAAGTCCCAGTCCCAGATGTGGAGCAGATGCTACAGGCAGCTTTGGATTTCTTGTTAACAGATTTGACCACGCCTGGACTAGCTGTCAGGCTCAGGCCACTGGCCCCGTTCCGAGCTCACAGGAAGCCTAAGAACTTTCTCCTCTGTGAGTATTCCCTCTTTGAAATGTTTCCTAGCCCCACAGAACCACATTTGGGTGAGCGAATGTATTCTCAGAGCCAGGCTTTACAAGTTGATTTTATGACGCATCTAGGCAGGAGGTGAAACGCCCTGGTCATTAACTCGTTTCCCCTTGTGGGTGAATTCCGCCGTGAATCGTTCATCTGAGCCGTGGAACAGGCTTCTCCAGCACACACAGGCCTGTCTGTCAGTGTACGTTTGGCTGCTCAGATAAATCCTTGGCACCTCAGAGGATGTCCCTGGTTCACCTCTGAAGCCACGTGCTTTCTCTTGCAGGCAACTTCACTGActgcttcctggaacaggccAGGACACAGAGATGATGCTCTGCGGATAAGGCTGTGCTGTGTCAGGAGAGTCTTAGAACACACATCTGGTTGCTTAACCCCCTGCATACCGTGGGAGCCAGATGGCTTAATCTGCCCTTTGCGTGTGTCTGTCCTTTTAAATTCTAGCTTAATGGCCACATGCTTTAGGTCACTTCTGTCGTCCTAAAATAGGGCTCTGACCGTATCTCCGAAGGAGGGCCCCTGAAGCAATTGCAGTGGGCTGGCTGCCAAGGCTGGCCGAGTGAGACACAGGACTTGAAATAAATGCACAGTGTTTGCTTACGGATTCTTCTCCACCACATCATGGATGAGTCAGATGACTTCTCACCCCAGATTCTGTTTTTACCCACCTTCCTactcaggggtgggggtgggaggattttctaaagcttaaaatatatccccaaattatattcttttgtcttttgagtGTTAATGTTGAATAGGGATTCTTTCATTCTTTGACGCAATAGGGaattatttttgactttttcAGTTTCATTCTGCTTTAATTCATACTTGGTTGTGGAAGCGAGTCAGGAGGCTGGGGGTCAAGTCTCTGCTTTGCTCGTTAGTAACTAGGATTTTGGGCAAGCCAGTTCACCTCtgggagcttcagtttccttgttggCAAATGGGATGTGGGTCCCGGCGGGAGCGGCTTCCCCCTCTCTGTAGCCCTGGAGTCTGAACCCTGAGTCACCCTTCGCCTCCCAGGCTTGTTATGACAGCAAGTTACAAAACTCCTGGAAGCGCTTTGAAAACTAAAATGCTACATTCCCGAGGGTGGTAATTACTACTATAcaccatgtgaaaaaaaaaaagaaaagtcagtttTTCCTCTCTTCAGCCTTCCTCACACTCCACCTCGCCGTGTCTGTGGGTAGCGCTTCTTCAGTCTCCCAGGCAAACGCTTCACTCTGGCTTCCTGAGGCTGGACCCACCCCTTCGCTCCGTTCACAACACCTTTGGATCTGCGTTTTTTTTTAGTGTGGTCTATAagttcacttattttttattgtggtaaaatatacacaacataacaaaatttatcatttccaccatttttaggtgtacagttcagcGTCACAAGtctattcacattgttgtgcagcgaTCATCATCGTCATCCATCTCCCgaactcttttcattttcccaaactgaacCTTTGTTCTCACCAAACAATGGCTCCCCATTCCcattcctccagcccctggcgacCCCTTTTCTACTTTCCGACTCTGAGAGTGACTACTCCAGGTGCCCCATGTAAGTGGAATCTTCAATACTTGTCCTTCTGCGTCTGACTTTTTGTAtgcagcataatgtcctcaaggtttgtCCATGTCTGCTGCTTTCCAGAGAGATAAAATTCCCAGAAATTTTAagcaatagattaaaaaaaaagacccaagaTTTTTCTCCCAGAAACTATTGTAAATTAGGAAGAAAAGGCTGAATGGACATATCCACTTTTCAGTTTGTGCTGTTTGTAACTGTAAAGTGACAGCTGTATACTTACGGTTAACGTTCGCAGGTGCCGTTTGTTGGGCAATAGCCTTCCTCCCAAGTGTTTGTCTCTGATGATTTACCTGGGGATCGAAGAACTCCTGAGAAAGAACATTTAAACGTCGTCCGCTAATGGGCTTCAGGCACATAATATCGCAGCTGATAGTTTGGGGGGTTCTGACTGAAGCCAGGTTTCAGGAGGGCAGTCGGGTCCCTTAAGGAGAATTCCCTGAAAGGGAAAATGTAGGCTGGCATGGTGAGTCAGACCCAGCAGTGGGGCCTGAGCACCTGTGGGGAGCAGCATCGAGACCCCTGAGCACCTGGGAGGAAGGGCCAGGTGTAAAAAGTAGACCTGTTTGACTAAACTCTGTAATGCTTTGGGACTCAAAGCAAACCTGCCGCGGGAAGTTACAGCGGGATGAAGGAGGCCATTGTCCTCTTCCCCGTGGCAGTGACCGTTGAGCGGAGCGGCACCATCGTGGGCATCAGGGACTCAGCAATCTGGTGTCAGAGAGAGGGTCTCCACCCTGCTTAGCTGAGTCAGTGCAGTGACAGTGGCGGGTTAAGTCACTGTGATGATGAGAAGCAGGCAGGAATTCCAGATTTCAGGCCTGGCGGAGGGCACATTAGCAGCTCTGGTTTGCATGGACAGAGGTCAGCAGCATGGGGAGGCCTGAGCGGATTCATACCTATGCGTAAGTCCCCCCCACCTCCCGCCCCCAAGACTCCTAGAAAGTCCTGGGGAAGAACATCGGAAGAGACTAATTGTTGGCTGACCGGATCGGCGGCTGGGCCAATGGGATTCAGATCTTAATGTGAATGCAACCCTACTTGTACCTGTTGGCTGGTGTGGGTCAGGAACCTTCGTGTTACATATGTTTTGATTTGTTAATAACACAATTATGATGTGGTTTATTCTGATGATTAccaatttattaatttgatttaatttaaaatgttttaagcagaGCTACAAATTGTGAATATGTAGGGGACATACACCTCTTATTTTGGGCTCGTTGATAAAACTCAGGGACTTTGAGAATAGATGAAATCGCCCTTATTGTAGTCTGTTTTTTGGATTTAGTCAcgttttcagaaaacaaaaagacattgaCAAAACAGGAGGCAAGAGAGCCTTGAAACCTATGGGATACaacttttcagtgtataagttTGTCAAATTCGCCTCCACTTCTGAGCGGTTGCACTGTCAGCAGTTTCTACTTTTTCCATTGCTTTATCTATCAGCGTCCTAGACCGCTGGGCACCGAAAAGGATTTGGCTCAGAagtgacaaatttttttttgagcCATTCTGTGTTAGTTTCCTTCAGAAGagtgtttgtttatttctccatGTCATGTGGGTTGGTTTTAACTACTCTTGATCCCAGAAGAAATCTTGAAATGGTTCCATTCAGTCCTACCCAAGTGTAGGTTCTGGAGAGTAGGACCTATTCAGATCCCCATCCTCCCTTCGGTGAGGCTTATGAATGTCCTGAGCCATTGAAAATAGGATTTTTCTCGTAAGGTCGGTCTCTTGGACTAAGAAAATATCAAGGTGTGGGTGGGTATTGTTCCTGTTGGACCGTGGGCGGCTACAGAGGCAACTTCTGGTGGGATGCCCTCACTTGAGGACAAGGAGTGCAGCAAAAGGGGCTCACCAGTACAGGCAACAAGTGTTGGCCAAGTTCTGGGCATGTGGCACCTTGGCACTGCCCAGCGACATGCTCGCTTGGGCCAGGTGGGGCAGTCTCCTGATGCTGACTCATCCTCAGTCCTGGAGGCCCACCTGACTTCCCTTCTCATGCCCTGTCCTCTCACCCACGGCACCTTGATCTTCCCCCTTGGGGTTGGGGAGTCTAgatcttcatttgttttcttttcacactGTTTTTTCAACTGTTTATTACAGAAATCTTCaagcatacagaaaagttgaaagaacagAACCGTGACTTTTGCGTGCCCTTTATCTTAATTAaacttgttaacattttgccatatttactTTAATAGAAAGTTTTATATATGAAACACTTCAAAGTAAATTGTAGACTTCATTCCTAAACACTTCAGTACCCTGTATGCATCTCCTAAGAATAAGATCCTTCTTCTACATAATATAACCATTCtcacacctaagaaaattaataatttactgtcatctcatttaaattacatatttaaatttttccaattGTCCCCAACgtgaattttttaattaacacTTTAGAACAAAGATCCAGAGTTCATGCATTGCATTTATGTTATGgtttttaatctttcttattCTAAAACAATCCCCCcactatatgtattttttaatatatttacactgGCATCTGAGGAGCCAGGCTAGTTGTCATGTGCAATGTCTCATTTTCTGATTTGTCTGATCATTTCCTCCTGGTgtcatttaagttttttttacatatagtctgggtttttttcttctgtaagctggaaattaattttaaaggcTTGATTATATTTGGTTATCAATTTTGGTAGGATGctaactttttttgtttgtttgttttaactttttttttttattaagattacgatagattacaaccttgtgagatttcagttgtatattattgttagtcatgttgtgggtatacgccttcaccctttgtgccctccccccacccccccttttccctggtaaccactgatcagttctccttgtctatatgttaacttccacctgtgagtggagtcatatagagttcgtctttctctgtctggcttatttcacttaacataacaccctcgaggtccatccatgttgatgcgaatggaacaattttgtcctttttttatggctgagtagtattccatggtgtatatataccatatcttctttatccaatcatcagtttctgggcatttaggttggttccatgtcttggctattgtaaataatgcttcgatgaacatagtggtgcaagggactcttgggattgctgatttcaggttcttaggatagatacccagtagtgggatggctgggtcataaggtatttctatttttaactttttgagaaatctccataatgttttccatagtggctgcactagtttgcattcccaccaacagtgtatgagggttcctttttctccacaacctctccaacatttgtcactcttggttttggatatttttgccaatctaacgggtgtaaggtgatatcttagtgtagttttgatttgcatttccctgatgattagcaatgatgaacatcttttcatgtgtctattggccatacttatatcttctttggagaaatgtctgttcatgtcctctgcccattttttgatcgggttttttgtttttttgttgttaagctgtgtgagttctttgtatattatggagattaaccctttgtcgcataagtggcttgtaaatatttttttccaattagtgggctgtttttttgtttcagtcctgttttcccttgccttgaagaagctctttagtctgatgaaatcccatttgtttattctgtctattgtttccctcaactgaggagttatagtgtccgaaaagattcttttgaaactgatgtcaaagagtgtgctgccgatattctcttctagaagacttattgtttcaggcctaatctttaggtctttgatccattttgagtttattttggtgtgtggtgaaaaagaatggtcaattttcaatcttttgcatgtggctgtccagttttcccagcaacatttgttaaagagactttcttttctccaatgtaggccctccgctcctttgtcgaagattagctgtccatagatgtgtggttttatctctgggctttcaattctgttccattgatctgtgcacctgtttttgtaccagtaccatgctgttttgatcactgtagctttgtagtatgttttgaaattggggattgtgattccgccggctttgtttttcttactcaggattgctttagcaattcgcagtcccatatgaattttaggattttaggattctttgttcaatttctgtaaagaatgtccttgggattctgattgggatagcgttgaatctgtagattgctttaggtagtatggacattttaactatgtttattcttccaatccatgtgcatggaatgtctttctatctctttatgtcgtcgtcaatttctttcaagaaagtcttgtagttttcattgtataaatctttcacttccttggttaaatttatcccaaggtattttattcttttcgttgtggttgtgaatgggattgagttcttgagttctttttctgttagttcattggctaacttttttttttgtaatggaCAAACATCATGCCTTATTCCCTTAAGGGTTTGCCCTTTGAATTTTaacaatttctctttctcctttttttctctcaaaaagcTTGCCTTTAGCAAAGTGCATTTTTTCCCCACAGCCATTACTACTGAATGATTTCATCCACCCATTTTGAAGGCTTTCTCTTTGTATTCCAGATGTAAGAATCCTAATCTTCCCTGTGGTGATGTACCGTTCTCACTGGGGAGAAACAGAGtacaagaaaatgcagaaaggaaagcaCCTTGATTGTGTTTTAAAGATTATGGCACTATGCCTTTAAAGAACATTGTCACCTGCTGTGGAGGATGAAGCTTCTGGAGCAGGTGAGAAGTAAGAGAAAGTAGAGGTCATGTCTCCAAAGGTCTTGCTCCGCAGAGCTGGAGGGACACACTGCAGAATCCTAGACTCTGTTCCTGGGTCTGTATCATGAGAAAACAGGGGATTCTTTTTCAATATCAGGTCCCAAGGATAAGGCTCATTTTGCAGCTACTCACATGATGCCGATCTTTGAGTTTAGTAGGAGGATAAGTTGCCTAACTATGTAATTCCTCTTGATTCTGAATAGAGTCTTACAATAGTCTCTAACCTGTTGCAACGTTCCCAACAGTCTCGTGAAATCAGTAGGGAATGGATCATTGTTAGCATTTCATAGGGGAAAAAACAAGttttgaactttttctttcttttttcagttcaacaaatgtttattgaaccaTTATTGTACATAGTTGCTGTGTTAGGCTCTGGGAGTACCAAGTTGGCTTGAGCTCATGTGCTGCTCATAGTGGGGAAGAAGACACGTAAACAGATACTTTCGCTGTAAAATGGCAGAGATAAGTACTAGGTGTTAAGGGGTCAAAAAAGAACGGCATACCTTagccttcctggaggaaatgAGGCTGAGTTAAGACTTGAAGGATGAGCAAAGGCCAGATGCCATATGCTGAGAGAAGCCCTCTTGGCTTGTCCGCTGTGGTATTCCTAGCACATGGTAGACATTCAATACAgtgaatttataaaagaaatctcAGCAGAGGAAATGTTATGAGCCTAAAAAAGGCATGGGAAACTAAAAATAGTTCAGAATTGCCAGAACGTTAATCCTTACCCTTCATGGGGTCACAGACTGCTTCGAAAGACTAATGGAAGCCGTGGAACTTCTCTGCAGTAAAATAACAAACACTGTaccaaactgggtggtttaagaCAACAGGAGTTTATTgactcacagttctagaggctagaatcctgaaatcaaggtgtctggagggccatgctctctctgaaacCCATAGGAGAGAATCCTTTCATGCCTCTCCCCGCTCCTGGTGGTTTGACAGCCATCTCGGcattcttggcttgcagatgcatcactccaatcctCCACTGTTGCCTGgtgttctctgtgtctctgtcttcacgtgactgtcttcttataagggcaccgtCATGTAGGATTAGGGGCCAGCTGACTCCAGTATGACCTAGTCTTAATAACTCCATCTgtaatgaccctatttccaaataaggtcacattctgaggtccagGGGATGAGGACTTCAGCATACCTTTTTGAGGGGACAAATTCCACCCATAACAGGGAGGATATCATTTTTAGCTcaaggagaaaacagaggaacaTTCTTTAGAGATTGAGGAGTGGGAGTTTGCTGCAGGCACCCAGAGACCCAAGTGAAATGggtgggaatggggtgggggttCTGGTCAGACGAGAAGTGGAAGGAGAGCTAATTGACGTTCGAGTGACAAGACCAATGGAGATGTGAGGCATGGGGGTTAGCCTGAGGAACCAAATGAGGCTCTGGTTTGAGGGCAGCCATGCGGACGTGACCTCGTGGTGGGGCAAAAACACAGTCTACAGTGGGGAACTCTGGGTAGAGAAGCATCCAACGGGATACTTCTGATTGTTGTTGCCAGCTCAGTTACCACTCATTCAGAGTGGTTTGCTCAAGAGTCACTTGCTTTTAGCAGattctcagtttctccatcatgACTGAATTTTCCTAAAAGCTGCCAAGATCACTGTTTTGaccttttagttattttcttcttgctgcttctgGCAGGCAGGAAGGAGTTATAGTCTGAGAGCTACTTCTATgttcataacttttttttttcttgaggaagattagtcctgagctaactactgccagtcctcctcttttttgctgaggaagcctggccctgagctaacatcagtgcccatcctcctctactttatacatgggacacttaccacaccatggcgtgccaagcggtgccacgtccgcacccgggatccgaaccgtcttaactgctgcgccactgggctggctcctctatgttcataactttttaattttgtttggaattttggAGGTTTCTTCTACTCCCAAAGAACCTAAAAGTAAATTCAACGAATACATTTATT
The Equus caballus isolate H_3958 breed thoroughbred chromosome 7, TB-T2T, whole genome shotgun sequence genome window above contains:
- the LOC102149544 gene encoding uncharacterized protein translates to MSMTDMLLKSDAESGGQGKGSGPYGATVNFRSLRTERLSEISSGTTYLPVTPHTQFKGIGNEGLRWEVQRVTKAKRPEAATAAGIRSQESENQGDLTTPGLAVRLRPLAPFRAHRKPKNFLLCVQFSVTSLFTLLCSDHHRHPSPELFSFSQTEPLFSPNNGSPFPFLQPLATPFLLSDSESDYSRCPIYSAWAAFFVLFCFHLWYPVPGTRRAPGEPGRQSCGGSSGRPVPSGAGEEPSGGRLETQNGNGLVLLCQHQYRRSHKFLTNPTMSEPHGALETSQKFWGSVAGWFWLRISHVAVVRRHLGCTHLKARLGLEHLPSRYFTHMAAGNQKKPGGTFDILSGNLLC